The Sphaerisporangium siamense genome includes the window AGCTGACCGCGTTCGCCGAGGAGCACGGCGTGCCGGTCGGCGAGACGCAGGCGGGCAAGGGCGTGCTGCCCCACGATCACCCGTGCGCGCTCGGCGCCATCGGCCACACCGGCACCGCCGCCGCCAACGCCGTCGCCCGCGAGGCCGACCTGGTCATCGGCGTCGGCACCCGCTACACCGACTTCACCACCGCCTCGCGCACGCTCTTCGGCGACGCCCGGTTCGTCAACGTCAACGTCGCCGCGTTCGACGCCGCCAAGCACGCCGGCGTCATGCTCGTCGGCGACGCCCGCGAGACGCTCGCGCTGCTCGACCTGGCCGGCTGGCGGGCCGACCCGTCCTGGACCACGCGCGCCGCCGGGCTGGGCCGCGCGTGGCGCTCCGCGGTCTCCGCGCTGCAGGCGGGGGAGTCGCTCACCCAGCCGGTCATGCTCGGGGTGCTCAACGAGGTCGCGGGCACGGACGGGGTCGTGGTGAACGCGGCGGGGTCCATGCCCGGCGACCTGCACAAACTGTGGCGGGCCTCCGGCCCGGAGGGCTACCACGTCGAGTACGGCTACTCGTGCATGGGGTACGAGATCGCGGGCGGCCTCGGGGTCAAGCTGGCCGCGCCGGAGCGCGAGGTGTTCGTCCTGGTCGGCGATGGGTCGTACCTGATGATGGCCCAGGAGATCGTCACCGCCGTGCAGGAGGGCGTGAAGCTCGTCATCGTGATCGTCGACAACCACGGCTTCGCCTCGATCGGCGGCCTGTCGGAGTCGGTGGGCGCGCGGCGGCTCGGCACCTCCTACCGCATGCGCTCCTCCAGCGGCCGCCTGGACGGCCCCTATCTGCCCGTGGACCTCGCCGCCAACGCCGCCACCCTGGGCGCCGACGTTCTCCGCGCCACCGACCCCGCGTCCTTCCGCGACGCCCTCCTCAAGGCCCGCGAGGCCCGTACCACGACGGTCGTCCACGTCGAGACCGTCCCCGGGTCCGCCCCCGAGACCACGGCCTGGTGGGACGTCCCCGTCGCCGAGGTCGCCACGGACCCCGGCCCGCGCGCCGGCTACGAGGAGGCCAAGCGCGCCCAGCGGCCGTACCTGTGACCGGCCGGGGTCAGGCCTCCGCGGGACGTGGGCGCCGGGGGGACGGCCCGGCATGGAAGCCGGGGGCCAGGGCGACGATCGCGGCGGTGAGCACGAGTGGGGCGGCGAAGGCGATCTGGTAGTCCGCCGCCTCCGCGATGCCGCCGACCAGGGCGGCGCCGACGATGAAGCCGACGTAGTTGAACAGGTTGACGCGGGCGATGGCGACGCCCGTGCCGGCGGGGTCGAGGCGTCCGGCGGCCGAGAACGACTGCGGGGCCACCACCGACAGCCCGACGCCGGCGACGCCGAACGAGATGATCGCCAGCGGCTCGCTGGGCGCGGCCACGATCCCGGCGAAGCCCAGCGCGGCCAGGGCCCCGCCGACGCGGACGATGACCGCGGGCCCGTACCTGCGCACGGCCAGGTCTCCTCCGGCCCTGACCACGAACGTCGTGGCCTGGTACGCCCCGAGCGCCAGCGGGATCACGGCCTCGCCGGCGTGCATGATCTTGTCCATGTAGACGGACCCGAAGTTCGAGATCGAGGCGTCGCCGACGTAGAGGAACGCCATCGCCAGGCACAGCGGCAGGATCGGCCGCCACGGGAACCGGCCGGGCGCCGGATCCGCCGGCCCGCGTTCCGTCCCGGCGGGGAGCGTCCCACTCTCCGGCGTCACGTGCTTCCGCGCGGGCGTCACGTGCTCTTCCTCGGGCGCGCACAGGGTGGGCCCGGCGGCGACGGCCACGGCCACCCCGGCCGCCATCGCGACGGCGAACGTCGCGGCGAGCCCCAGCCCGAGTCCGCCGGCCGCGGACGCCCACGCCGCGCCGAGGACGGCGGCGGCGCTCCACAGGGCGTGGAAACCGGTGAGCACCGGACGGCCGTACCGGCGCTCCACCGCGACGGCCTGCATGTTCATGCCCGCGTCCACCGCGCCGAGGCACAGCCCGAACAGCACGTTCGCGGCCACGAGCTGCGGCACGCTCGCCGCGAGCCCCGCGAGGACCACGGCCGCCCCCGCCAGCGGCTGCGCCACCCGCAGCACCAGCCGGCTGCCCAGCCGCTTGGCCACCTCCCCGGCCAGCACGCTGCCCACCCCCGCGATCACGGGGACGACCAGCAGCAGGACGGACAGCTCGCCGTCGCTGAGCCCGTGCTTCTTCTGGAGCGCGGCCACCTGGGTGAGCAGGGTGGCGAAGGTCAGGCCCTGCACGAAGAAGACGGCGAAGGTGGCGAGGCGCGCGCGCCGGTCACGGGGGGTGGGCACTGCGGCCTCCAAAAGAACATGAGGCTGAATCAGGTTCGGCCAGGGTACGGTCACACCTCCGGCCGGTCAATGATCCACCCGCCACGCACCCGCCGGTTCCCGGAGGATCGGCGGGCGTCAGCGGGTCAGCGTGGACAGGGCGAGGGGAGAGGGGGACCTCATGTCCCAGAGCAGGATCTTCTCGTCGTCGGCGCTGGCCAGAAGGCCGCCGTCGGGGCTGAAGGCGATGGACAGGACCGCGCTCGCGTGCCCGGTCAGAGGTCTGCCGCGCGGCCGCCGCAGCGAGGTGTCCCAGAGGCGCACCGTCGTGTCGTCCCCGGCGGCCAGGATGCTGCCGTCCGGGCTGAAGGCCAGGGAACGCGTCCCGGCGGACCCGGGCAGCGGCTGGCCGACCTGTCCGGGCTGCCGGGTGCTCCAGAAGCGGACGGCCATGTCCTCGCCGGCCATGGCGAAGCTCGTGCCGTCCGGGGCGACGACCAGCGAGCGGATGCGCCCGGTGTGCCCGGTGCGCACGGCCGCGAGCAAGGCCCGGGTGTCCACTTTCCACAGGCTCACCGCGCCCTCGTCGTCGGCTCCGGCGAGGATGCCGCCGTCCGGGCTGAAGGCGAGCATGCGGATCGTGCCGGTACGTCCGGACATGGGGCCGCCCATGGGCCGTTGCGTCCGCAGGTTCCACAGCAGCACCGTGCGGTCCGGGCTCGCCGCGGCCAGGACGGCGCCGTCCGGGCTCACGACGCTCGCGGTCGCCACGCCGGCGGGGAAGAGGAAGATCGAGGAACGATGCTCCCGGCCCGCGCGCAGCACCCGGGGGGCGCGCGGGACCGCCACGTTCCAGCGCTTGACCATCCGCCCGTTGTCGGAGATCAGGTAGCTGCCGTCCCAGCTCAGCGCGGGCGGCGCCGCGTACGGCGGGCTGAGGACGGGGCCGGCAGGCCTGTCGCCGGGCCAGAGCCCGAGCGACCGGCCGATGCCGGGGCCGCCCGCGACCGCCAGGGTGGCCAGCGTGGCGATCGCCAGCGGCAGGCGCCAGGCCGTCCCGCGCCGAGCCGTCCGGGGGAGGAGGACGGGCTCACGGCCGGTGCCGTCGCCGGGCTGGTTGTCGCGCCCGTCGCCGGGTTCGTCGTCGGCCGTGGGGTGGCCGAGCAGGGGGGCGCCGCCGTCCGGGCGGGCCAGCGCCATGAGCAGGCGGACGCCGAACGAGGCGCACCGAGGTCCGGGGCCGGGGGCGGGGAGAGGGGGGGCGCAGGGCAGATCGTCTGGGCGCGCGAGGGCAAGCAAGATCCGCGAGGCGCGGGTCCGATCAGGCATCGGCCGCCCCGGTTCCGTCCCGCGGCGGGGAGGAACCCGCGCGGGGGGAGACGCCGGCGTTCCCGTCAGCGGGCGGGGACGGCTCAGGGACGCCCGGCGCCGGCATGGCGGGCCGGGAGGCCGCCGCCGCGGAGGAACTTCTGGAGGACCGGCCCGCGGAGGAAGGGGAGGGGGACGTGGGAGCGGGGGCGTTCAGGAGGGTGCCGGAGTTCGCGAGGCTGTGGACGACGAGGCGGGTGACCTTCTCGACGACGAGCGGGGCGGCGAGGCCGAGGGCGAGGGCCGCGAACGCGCCCGATATCTGGCGGCCTTCGGTGGCCGCCGCGGCCAGCACCGCGCCGACCCCCGCACGGATCGCCACCGAGGTCAGGTAGGCGGCCCGTCCCTGCGGGATGGGACGCTTCCAGGACCATTTCCGGTCGCGCCGGATGCGGGCGTAAAGCTCCAGCCCTTCGACGCAGAGCCCGCCCGCCAGACCCCAGAGCGCTGCGGCCCAGATGGGTAGCATACTCCGAAGGTAACTCATCGTATTCACATTGCGACAGTCCGTCTTTGGGCGACGCAACCCACGTATACACAAATGTCCGTGAAATCCGGATTATGGTGGATTGATCGGCACCATCCACCGCCATGGGCTCAGTCGATCAGCCGGGCCCGCATCTTCCACACCGCCAGGCCCCACATCAGCGCGGCGAAGAGCAGCAGCACGCCGGCATGGGCGAGATCGTCCAGGCCCAGGCGGCCGAAGACCGCGTCGCGGACCAGCTCGACGCAGTGGTACAGCGGGTTGACCCGCGCCACGGCCGCCGCCCAGGACGGAAGCTGGTCCACCGGGAAGAACGTGCCCGCGACCAGGAACATCGGCGCCAGCACGCCGCTGATCACGTAGTCGAAGGTGTTGATCGAAGGGACGATCGACGACACCCAGATACCGAACAGGCCGAAACCCAGCCCGGTGAGGAAGGCGATGAACGGCACCAGGAGCATGCCGGGGCTCGGGCGCAGCCCGAAGGCGACGCCGACCAGCACGGGCGCGCAGCCGTACACCCCGGCCTTCGCGGCGAGCCACGACGCCTCGGCGGTGACCAGTTCGTGGACGTCGACGGGCGCGGCCAGGACGGCGTCGTAGGTGTGCTGGTAGGTGCGGCGGATGAACGTGCCGAACATCGCGCCGAAGGCGCTGATGAACAGCACCGACGTCGCGACCACGCCCGTCGAGACGAAGTCGCGGTAGTCGTAGCCGTACGCCGCGCCGATCACCGAGCCGAACCCGAAGCCGAACGCCAGCAGGTAGATCGTGGGCTCCACGAGCGAGGCGAACGACGTCGAGGCCCAGTAGCGGCGGTACAGCGCCAGCTCGCGCCGCCAGACCCCGCGCACCGGGGCCCACTCGAACAGCCGCGGCGTCCCCGCCACGGCGGGCGAATCCGGCCGGACCCGCGCGTCCGCGCTCATGCGGTACCTCCCTGACGTTTCACGGCGCCGCGCGGTCGCCCGGCGCGCGCCCGGGACGCGGTCATTCGACGTTCTCGCCGGTCAGAAGGACGAAGACGTCCTCCAGAGTGGCGGCGCGCTCGATCGTGGCGGGGCCGAGGTCGCGCCGGAGGGGGTCCGGCAGGCGCTCGGCGGCGAGGATCGAGACCGACGGGCCGGTGCGGCGCGTGGCGAACCCGGCGGCCTTGGCGAGGGCCTCGACCTCGGCCAGCCGCTCCGGCGGGCCGTAGTGCTCGTGGACCCGGTCCCCGGCGTGCTCGGCGATCAGCGCCGCGGGAGCGCCGCGCGCCACCACCCGGCCGTGCGACATCAGGGCGCACTCGTCGGCGAGGCGCTCGGCCTCCTCGATGTAGTGGGTGGACATCAGGGTGGTCACGCCGTCGGCGCGCAGGGCGGCGACCAGGGACCACAACTCCTGCCTGACCTGGGGGTCCAGCCCGACGGTCGGCTCGTCGAGCAGCACCAGCCGGGGGCGGTGCACCAGGCCGCGCGCGATGAGCAGGCGGCGCCGCATGCCGCCGGAAAGGTCGCCGGTCTTGGCCCCGGCCCGGCCGGTGAGCTGGGCGATCTCAAGGGCCCGGTCCACCGCCGCCGCGCGCCCGGCCTTCGGCACGCGGTACAGGTGGGCGAAGACCTCCAGGTTCTGGCGGACGGTCAGCTCTTCGTCCAGGTTGTCCTGCTGGGGTACCACGCCCATGAGCGCCCGCGCCTTCTTGGACTCGCGCGGCAGCGCGTGGCCGAGCACGGTGATCGTGCCCGCGTCGGCGCGCGACTGGGCCGTGAGCAGGCGCATGGTGGTGCTCTTGCCGGCGCCGTTCGGGCCGAGCAGGCCCAGGCAGATGCCGTGCGGGACCTGGAGGTCCAGGCCGTCGACCGCGGTGATCGAGCCGTAGCGCTTCACCACCCCGCGCAGGGAGATGGCGGCCGCGTCCGGGCCGGGGACGAGGCCGTCGTGGGACGGCGCGTGCAGGGTGGCCATGCGATCACCCTAGGAAACGCGGCGGACGGTCCGCCAACGGGTTTTCCGCCGCGGACGCCGCTCGCCACAGATCCCGGGATGCGTGCGCGCGTCACCCCTCCGGCGTGGGAAGATCACGCGAACGGCGCTCTGGAACACCCCGCCGGAGGGGTTAGTGTCGTTCGTGTGGAAGCCGAGCGCGGAGCGCGTCACGAGCGGTGGAGCACCCGATGGAACGAGCAGGGCGCCCCGGCGCTGCGGCAGTTCCTCACAGGCATTCTGAGCGGGCGGCAGCAGGGCGCGGAAGGCCCGGCCACGCACGAGCTGCGCGCCTCCGACGACGACCGCGAGCGCGTGGCCGAGGTCCTGCGCGAGGCCGTCGCGGACGGCCGGCTGACCCCGCTCGAACACGAGGAGCGCGTCGAGCGCCTCTACACCGCCCGCACGCTGGGCGAACTGGTGGGCCTCACCGCCGACCTGCTCCCCGAGGAGCTCCAGCCCCTGCGCGCGGACGGGCGGCCGGTGATGGCCCTCTTCCGCTCCGAGCAGCGGGACGGCCGGTGGGTGGTGCCGTCCCACTACCCGGTGACCGCGATCGGCACCGGCGTCACGCTCGACCTGCGCGAGGCTCTGTTGCAGAGCTCCCACATCACCGTGCAGGCCACCGTGGTCGGGGCGACGCTCACGCTGGTCGTGCCCGAGGGCGTCCACGTGATCATCCCGGCGCAGTCGATGCTCGGCGGCAAGAAGAACCAGGCCCCGCGCGCGGTCCCCCCGGACGCCCCCGTCATCGAGGTCACCGGCATGATCATGATGGGCAGCGTCATCACCAAGTACCCCAAGCCCCCCAAACGCGGCTGGGGCCGCCGCCGCAGCCCCTGACCCTCAGCCGGCCGTGTCGAAGTTGATGGCGCTGTAGGCGCGCAGCTTCCAGAGCTGGTGCTCGCTCTCGACCTTGCGGACCGTTCCCGAGCGCCCGCGCATCACCAGCGAGTGGGTGACCGCGACGCCGGAGCGGTAGCGGACCCCGGCCATCAGCTCGCCGTCGGTGATGCCCGAGGCGGCGAAGAAGACGTCCTCGGAGGCCACCAGGTCGTCGGTGGTGAGCACGCGGTCGAGGTCGTGCCCGGCGTCCAGCGCCCGCCTGCGCTCCTCGTCGTCCCTCGGCCACAGCTTGCCCTGGATGACCCCGCCCAGGCACTTCAGCGCGCAGGCCGCGATGATGCCCTCGGGCGTGCCGCCGATGCCCATCATCAGGTCGATGCCGGTGTCCCGGCGCGCCGCCATGATGGCCCCGGCCACGTCGCCGTCGGTGATGAACTTGATCCGTGCGCCGGTGTCGCGGATCTCCTTCACCAGGCGCTCGTGGCGCGGCCGGTCGAGCAGCACGACCATGACGTCGGACGGCGAGCAGTCCTTGGCGCGGGCGACCGCGTGGATGTTGGCCGACACCGAGGCGTTGATGTCCACCGCGTCCGCGGCCTCCGGGCCGGTGACGAGCTTGTCCATGTAGAAGACCGCGGACGGGTCGTACATGGAGCCGCGCGCGCTGACGGCGATCACCGAGATGGCGTTGGGCATGCCGAGCGCGGTCAGCCGGGTTCCGTCGATCGGGTCCACGGCGACGTCGCACTCGGCGCCGCTGCCGTCGCCGACGCGCTCGCCGTTGTAGAGCATGGGCGCGTTGTCCTTCTCGCCCTCGCCGATCACCACATAGCCGTCCATGGACACCGTGTTGATCAACTGGCGCATGGCGTTGACGGCCGCGCCGTCGGCGCCGTTCTTGTCCCCGCGGCCCACCCAGCGCGCCGCCGCCATCGCCGCCGCCTCCGTGACGCGGACGAGCTCCATCGCCAGGTTGCGGTCGGGAGCGCGCTCGCCGGTGGCCAAGGCGGGAGGTACGGACGTCTGTTCAGACATGGTGACAAACCCCTCTGATGCATGCCAAAGGCGACCAAGACGCCCTGTAGCAGACCTACCAGGTTGGCCGCTTTCTAATCCAGGCGACGGCAACGATGCTAGTTGTCTCACTTCCGCGGCCGACGGGGGGATACTGTCGCCTCCATGAGCAGTGACACGGAACGACCGGTGGCGGTGCGCACCTCGGAACGCGGCGCCGCCACGCGCGGCGCCCTCCTGGACGCCGCCAGGGAGATTTTCGTCACACGCGGCTTCGCCGACGCCGGCGTCACCGACGTCGTTTCCCGCGCGGGCGCCAGCGTGGGCTCGCTCTACCACCACTTCTCCGGCAAGGCGGACCTGTACCTCACCCTCTTCGAGGAGTTCCAGACCCGCCAGACCCAGCGCACCCGGCAGGCCGTCCAGGCGGCCCGCGCCGACGGCGAGTCCGACCCGATGCGGCTGTTCATCGCCGGCGCGCGCGCCTACCTCGAAGGATGCTTCGAGGAGCGTGAGCTCGCGGCCCTGTTCCTGCGCGGGGACGGCCCTCCCGGCTTCGAGGTCATCATGCGCGACCGCATGCGCCAGTGGGCCCGCCGCAACGCCGCCCTCTTCGAGGACGACGAGGGCGCGCTGGTGGTCGTGGTGACGGGCGCCCTGGCCGCGGCCGTCTCCGAGGTCGCCCTGTCGCAGGACGTCACGGCCTCGCGCAGGCTGGCCGAGAACGTCCTGGAGATCATCAGCCGCATCCACCGCCCGTAGGTCCCCCGGCCGCCGCCCATGGGCGACGCGCGTCCCGGACCACCGCCCCCGGCCGGTAATCTGGCTGGTCGTGCGGCAATTCACACAAGGCTTCTACGGGTACGTGTTCGCCATGCTGGTGTGCCTGGCGATCGTCGGCGTGTTCCTGCTGATCACGCCGCAGAGCCGCACCGAGCACATCCCGAAGGTCGACTACTCGATCACGCTGAGCAACCTGCGGCGCGACGCCCCCTACGAGGTGCGCGCCCCCGAGCCCGTCCCGGCGGGCTGGACGCCGAACAGCTCCGAGGTCGACAAGAACGCCCACGTCACCTGGCGGCTCGGCTTCGCGACGGCCAAGAAGTCGCACGCCATGCTCGCCCAGAGCGACGAGCCCGCCGCGCAGTTCGCCGACCGCATCGCCAACAGCGACAAGGTGGTCGGCAGCCGCCAGATCAACGGGCTCACCTGGCAGGAGCGCTACCGCGAGGACAAGAAGCAGCGCACGCTCGTCAGCCTGCAGCCGGGCGTCACGCTCGTCGTCACCGGGCTGGCCAGCTGGGACGAGCTGTCCCAGCTCGCCGCTTCGCTGAAGGCCCAGCCCAAGACCGCCGTCACACCAGCGCCGACGGAGGCCGCTCCGTCCCCGATCCCGTCCTGACCGGAACCCGCCGCAGTGGCGTTCCGGCAGGAACGTCCCTGACCGGGGTTCACCGGCGGACGATCAGAAGGGGGCCTCCTCGGGCCCGTCGGCTCCCTCCTCGCGGCGGGCCATCGCGGCCGCGAGCCGCACACGCGCCCCCTGGAGCCACTCCTCGCAGATCGCGGCGAGCCGCTCGCCGCGCTCCCACAGCTCGATCGACTGCTCCAGCGTGAGACCGCCGGCCTCCAGGCGGCGCACGACCTCGGTCAGCTCCTCGCGGGCCCGCTCGTACGACGGCGTCTCCGCTTTCTGCTCAGCCACGCTCCCACCCTACGGGCAGCGCGGGCCCGGAGACGGCGTCGCAGCGCCTCACGGGGCCGGCTTGGACACCGTGACGCCCACCCTGCCGTCCGGGAAGCGGACGCTGAGCTCCTCGCCGCCGCTCACG containing:
- a CDS encoding DUF1707 SHOCT-like domain-containing protein — protein: MEAERGARHERWSTRWNEQGAPALRQFLTGILSGRQQGAEGPATHELRASDDDRERVAEVLREAVADGRLTPLEHEERVERLYTARTLGELVGLTADLLPEELQPLRADGRPVMALFRSEQRDGRWVVPSHYPVTAIGTGVTLDLREALLQSSHITVQATVVGATLTLVVPEGVHVIIPAQSMLGGKKNQAPRAVPPDAPVIEVTGMIMMGSVITKYPKPPKRGWGRRRSP
- a CDS encoding WD40 repeat domain-containing protein, translating into MPDRTRASRILLALARPDDLPCAPPLPAPGPGPRCASFGVRLLMALARPDGGAPLLGHPTADDEPGDGRDNQPGDGTGREPVLLPRTARRGTAWRLPLAIATLATLAVAGGPGIGRSLGLWPGDRPAGPVLSPPYAAPPALSWDGSYLISDNGRMVKRWNVAVPRAPRVLRAGREHRSSIFLFPAGVATASVVSPDGAVLAAASPDRTVLLWNLRTQRPMGGPMSGRTGTIRMLAFSPDGGILAGADDEGAVSLWKVDTRALLAAVRTGHTGRIRSLVVAPDGTSFAMAGEDMAVRFWSTRQPGQVGQPLPGSAGTRSLAFSPDGSILAAGDDTTVRLWDTSLRRPRGRPLTGHASAVLSIAFSPDGGLLASADDEKILLWDMRSPSPLALSTLTR
- a CDS encoding exodeoxyribonuclease VII small subunit — encoded protein: MAEQKAETPSYERAREELTEVVRRLEAGGLTLEQSIELWERGERLAAICEEWLQGARVRLAAAMARREEGADGPEEAPF
- the iolD gene encoding 3D-(3,5/4)-trihydroxycyclohexane-1,2-dione acylhydrolase (decyclizing) — translated: MNTIRLTVAQALVRFLAQQWSERDGIEQRLIAGCFGIFGHGNVAGVGQALAESGAGLGDPLPYYLARNEQAMVHTAVGYARTLNRLSTFACTTSIGPGATNMVTGAALATINRIPVLLLPGDVFATRAAGAVLQELEDPRSYDVTVNDCLRPVSRFFDRINRPEQLPSALMAAMRVLTDPAETGAVTLALPQDVQAEAYDWPVELFGRRLWHVARPIPDAASVERAAEVIRSSRRPLIVAGGGVVYGEAWRELTAFAEEHGVPVGETQAGKGVLPHDHPCALGAIGHTGTAAANAVAREADLVIGVGTRYTDFTTASRTLFGDARFVNVNVAAFDAAKHAGVMLVGDARETLALLDLAGWRADPSWTTRAAGLGRAWRSAVSALQAGESLTQPVMLGVLNEVAGTDGVVVNAAGSMPGDLHKLWRASGPEGYHVEYGYSCMGYEIAGGLGVKLAAPEREVFVLVGDGSYLMMAQEIVTAVQEGVKLVIVIVDNHGFASIGGLSESVGARRLGTSYRMRSSSGRLDGPYLPVDLAANAATLGADVLRATDPASFRDALLKAREARTTTVVHVETVPGSAPETTAWWDVPVAEVATDPGPRAGYEEAKRAQRPYL
- a CDS encoding ABC transporter ATP-binding protein is translated as MATLHAPSHDGLVPGPDAAAISLRGVVKRYGSITAVDGLDLQVPHGICLGLLGPNGAGKSTTMRLLTAQSRADAGTITVLGHALPRESKKARALMGVVPQQDNLDEELTVRQNLEVFAHLYRVPKAGRAAAVDRALEIAQLTGRAGAKTGDLSGGMRRRLLIARGLVHRPRLVLLDEPTVGLDPQVRQELWSLVAALRADGVTTLMSTHYIEEAERLADECALMSHGRVVARGAPAALIAEHAGDRVHEHYGPPERLAEVEALAKAAGFATRRTGPSVSILAAERLPDPLRRDLGPATIERAATLEDVFVLLTGENVE
- a CDS encoding DUF4245 domain-containing protein; its protein translation is MRQFTQGFYGYVFAMLVCLAIVGVFLLITPQSRTEHIPKVDYSITLSNLRRDAPYEVRAPEPVPAGWTPNSSEVDKNAHVTWRLGFATAKKSHAMLAQSDEPAAQFADRIANSDKVVGSRQINGLTWQERYREDKKQRTLVSLQPGVTLVVTGLASWDELSQLAASLKAQPKTAVTPAPTEAAPSPIPS
- a CDS encoding MFS transporter, whose product is MPTPRDRRARLATFAVFFVQGLTFATLLTQVAALQKKHGLSDGELSVLLLVVPVIAGVGSVLAGEVAKRLGSRLVLRVAQPLAGAAVVLAGLAASVPQLVAANVLFGLCLGAVDAGMNMQAVAVERRYGRPVLTGFHALWSAAAVLGAAWASAAGGLGLGLAATFAVAMAAGVAVAVAAGPTLCAPEEEHVTPARKHVTPESGTLPAGTERGPADPAPGRFPWRPILPLCLAMAFLYVGDASISNFGSVYMDKIMHAGEAVIPLALGAYQATTFVVRAGGDLAVRRYGPAVIVRVGGALAALGFAGIVAAPSEPLAIISFGVAGVGLSVVAPQSFSAAGRLDPAGTGVAIARVNLFNYVGFIVGAALVGGIAEAADYQIAFAAPLVLTAAIVALAPGFHAGPSPRRPRPAEA
- a CDS encoding TetR/AcrR family transcriptional regulator — protein: MSSDTERPVAVRTSERGAATRGALLDAAREIFVTRGFADAGVTDVVSRAGASVGSLYHHFSGKADLYLTLFEEFQTRQTQRTRQAVQAARADGESDPMRLFIAGARAYLEGCFEERELAALFLRGDGPPGFEVIMRDRMRQWARRNAALFEDDEGALVVVVTGALAAAVSEVALSQDVTASRRLAENVLEIISRIHRP
- the glpX gene encoding class II fructose-bisphosphatase; amino-acid sequence: MSEQTSVPPALATGERAPDRNLAMELVRVTEAAAMAAARWVGRGDKNGADGAAVNAMRQLINTVSMDGYVVIGEGEKDNAPMLYNGERVGDGSGAECDVAVDPIDGTRLTALGMPNAISVIAVSARGSMYDPSAVFYMDKLVTGPEAADAVDINASVSANIHAVARAKDCSPSDVMVVLLDRPRHERLVKEIRDTGARIKFITDGDVAGAIMAARRDTGIDLMMGIGGTPEGIIAACALKCLGGVIQGKLWPRDDEERRRALDAGHDLDRVLTTDDLVASEDVFFAASGITDGELMAGVRYRSGVAVTHSLVMRGRSGTVRKVESEHQLWKLRAYSAINFDTAG
- a CDS encoding ABC transporter permease, whose amino-acid sequence is MSADARVRPDSPAVAGTPRLFEWAPVRGVWRRELALYRRYWASTSFASLVEPTIYLLAFGFGFGSVIGAAYGYDYRDFVSTGVVATSVLFISAFGAMFGTFIRRTYQHTYDAVLAAPVDVHELVTAEASWLAAKAGVYGCAPVLVGVAFGLRPSPGMLLVPFIAFLTGLGFGLFGIWVSSIVPSINTFDYVISGVLAPMFLVAGTFFPVDQLPSWAAAVARVNPLYHCVELVRDAVFGRLGLDDLAHAGVLLLFAALMWGLAVWKMRARLID